A part of Geotrypetes seraphini chromosome 9, aGeoSer1.1, whole genome shotgun sequence genomic DNA contains:
- the GPR160 gene encoding probable G-protein coupled receptor 160, whose amino-acid sequence MASLAVIYNGTLFPSLDGLLLEPNCIIFLIMLGKLLLNLFVFGARRRSMNPSFLGYFSVSLALVDFSLLMAIFFISCFHDFALGEVKFIKYHICLLTQIISFTYGILHYPVFLVAGLDYFLIIAQSSKVKYAGVCEKLVYSGVILLIWIAAFYYILTGSLDYSVLERNASFISYLCPFYVSSQSFWLAVGILSVTCSILVVCWFEVVSLLQSVKMMYYFNETVLLFSFVPRGTQQGLGRKRLLTTFVICFLGTWVPFAVLQVILLFLGAQIPGYMDMNVPWLYFLNSFLIGTVCWFKRSEVQLSEKLFLADPFVSWKFCFSPLNSELAKAAENPAQAEKPFILIT is encoded by the coding sequence ATGGCATCCCTTGCTGTGATATACAATGGAACCCTTTTCCCAAGCCTAGATGGACTGCTGCTGGAGCCGAACTGCATAATATTCTTGATTATGCTTGGCAAATTGTTACTGAATCTCTTTGTATTTGGAGCAAGGAGAAGAAGCATGAATCCAAGTTTTCTGGGGTATTTCAGTGTTTCTCTTGCACTTGTTGACTTCTCTCTTTTAATGGCTATATTCTTTATATCCTGCTTCCATGATTTTGCACTAGGGGAAGTTAAGTTTATTAAATACCATATTTGTCTTCTTACACAGATAATCTCTTTTACCTATGGTATCCTGCATTACCCTGTTTTCCTAGTGGCAGGTCTAGATTACTTTCTGATAATAGCACAGTCTTCCAAAGTCAAGTATGCAGGTGTATGTGAGAAACTGGTGTACAGTGGTGTCATCCTGCTAATCTGGATTGCAGCTTTCTATTATATTCTCACTGGCTCACTAGACTATTCTGTTTTAGAAAGAAATGCTTCCTTTATTTCCTACCTCTGCCCTTTCTATGTCAGCAGCCAGAGCTTCTGGCTGGCTGTTGGGATTCTATCTGTTACCTGCTCCATTCTTGTAGTTTGTTGGTTTGAAGTTGTAAGTCTGCTGCAGTCTGTCAAAATGATGTATTATTTCAATGAAACTGTTTTACTGTTTTCTTTTGTACCTAGAGGCACTCAGCAAGGCTTAGGTAGGAAACGGCTTCTAACCACTTTTGTAATCTGCTTCCTTGGAACTTGGGTTCCCTTTGCTGTCCTTCAGGTGATTTTACTCTTTCTGGGTGCTCAGATACCTGGTTACATGGATATGAATGTTCCTTGGCTTTACTTCCTCAATAGCTTTCTTATTGGTACTGTATGCTGGTTCAAGAGGTCTGAGGTCCAGCTCAGTGAGAAGCTGTTTTTGGCAGACCCTTTTGTTAGCTGGAAGTTTTGTTTTAGTCCACTCAACAGCGAACTTGCCAAAGCAGCTGAAAATCCAGCTCAGGCCGAGAAACCATTTATCTTGATTACTTAG